In one Fluviispira vulneris genomic region, the following are encoded:
- the aspS gene encoding aspartate--tRNA ligase: MQTLRTHTCSEINTEHINQSVSLMGWVHSKRDLGGLIFIDIRDHYGITQVVIPPNSPFFAEASCVRSESVIQVKGKVVKREGAINKKIFTGEIEVIASEFSIESPSEILPFPVVNNPKQESDDTRLTYRYLDLRTEKMHKNILFRCHVIRYIREKMHALGFNEFSTPILTSSSPEGARDFLVPSRLHPGHFYALPQAPQQFKQLLMCSGFDKYFQIAPCFRDEDPRGDRSPGEFYQLDIEMSFVTQDDVFDIIEDLMFGLFENEAFTKRKITPLANYDSKYIHKNRKIPCIPWHDAMDKYGVDKPDLRFALEMQNVEETLANTQFAIFSNTLEQKGIIRAIVLPNAATQSRKFFDEADTFAKENGLGGLPWLAVKDGEWKGSIAKQLSDAEKKGLGSQLNLQNNDAVVFIVGINKLATQTAGGKVRLHLGEKLNLRNKDTWAFAWIVDFPMYEFNEDEQKIDFSHNPFSMPQGGMNSLQQKNPLDILAYQYDLICNGVELSSGAIRNHRRDIMKKAFEIAGYSEKVVESKFGALWNAFAYGAPPHGGIAPGIDRMIMLLLDEPNIREVITFPLNQKAMDLMMGAPGTVSERQLNDIHIQIKKL, translated from the coding sequence ATGCAAACTTTACGTACACATACATGCTCTGAAATCAATACTGAGCATATCAATCAAAGTGTTTCTCTTATGGGATGGGTGCATTCCAAACGCGATTTAGGAGGACTCATTTTTATTGATATCAGAGATCACTATGGTATCACTCAAGTTGTTATCCCACCAAATTCTCCATTCTTTGCCGAAGCAAGCTGTGTGCGCTCTGAATCGGTTATTCAAGTTAAAGGTAAAGTTGTAAAACGTGAAGGCGCAATCAATAAAAAGATATTTACTGGAGAAATTGAAGTTATAGCAAGTGAATTCAGTATTGAATCACCTTCAGAGATATTGCCATTTCCTGTTGTAAACAATCCAAAACAAGAAAGTGATGATACGCGACTCACCTATAGATATCTCGATTTAAGAACTGAAAAAATGCATAAAAACATTTTATTTCGTTGTCATGTTATTCGTTATATCCGCGAAAAAATGCATGCTCTTGGCTTCAATGAATTCAGCACACCCATTTTAACAAGCAGCTCACCTGAAGGTGCAAGAGATTTCTTAGTCCCAAGTCGCCTACACCCAGGTCACTTTTATGCACTTCCTCAAGCACCACAACAATTTAAACAGCTCTTAATGTGTTCAGGTTTTGATAAATACTTCCAAATTGCTCCTTGTTTTAGAGACGAAGACCCAAGGGGTGACAGATCACCTGGAGAATTTTATCAACTCGATATTGAAATGAGCTTCGTAACCCAAGATGATGTTTTTGATATTATTGAAGATCTTATGTTTGGCCTCTTCGAAAATGAAGCATTTACTAAGAGAAAAATAACTCCTCTAGCAAATTATGATTCAAAATATATTCACAAAAATCGCAAAATCCCGTGTATTCCTTGGCATGATGCCATGGATAAATATGGGGTCGACAAACCAGACTTGCGTTTTGCCCTTGAAATGCAAAATGTAGAAGAAACATTAGCAAACACACAATTTGCCATATTCAGCAATACCCTTGAACAAAAAGGAATTATACGCGCTATTGTGCTTCCCAATGCTGCCACTCAAAGCCGTAAATTTTTTGATGAAGCAGACACTTTTGCCAAAGAAAATGGCCTAGGAGGCCTTCCATGGCTTGCAGTCAAGGATGGTGAATGGAAAGGTTCGATTGCTAAACAGCTCAGCGATGCCGAGAAAAAAGGACTTGGCAGTCAATTAAATTTACAAAACAACGATGCAGTTGTTTTTATTGTTGGAATCAATAAGCTAGCAACCCAAACTGCAGGCGGCAAAGTTCGTCTTCACTTGGGTGAAAAACTCAATTTAAGAAATAAAGACACATGGGCATTTGCTTGGATCGTTGATTTCCCAATGTACGAATTCAATGAAGACGAACAAAAAATTGATTTCTCACACAATCCATTTTCTATGCCTCAAGGTGGTATGAATTCTTTACAACAAAAGAACCCTCTTGATATTTTAGCGTACCAGTATGACCTTATATGTAATGGTGTTGAACTCTCATCGGGTGCTATTCGCAATCATCGCAGAGATATTATGAAAAAGGCTTTTGAAATAGCGGGTTACTCTGAAAAAGTGGTTGAAAGTAAATTTGGGGCACTTTGGAATGCATTTGCATATGGTGCGCCTCCACATGGAGGTATTGCGCCAGGCATCGATCGTATGATCATGCTGCTCCTAGATGAACCAAATATTCGCGAAGTGATCACATTTCCACTCAATCAAAAAGCCATGGATCTTATGATGGGTGCTCCTGGAACAGTATCTGAGCGACAACTAAACGATATTCATATTCAAATTAAAAAGCTTTAA